A stretch of DNA from Piliocolobus tephrosceles isolate RC106 chromosome 21, ASM277652v3, whole genome shotgun sequence:
GAGTTGATAGGCCGCCCCTGCCCGCAGGCCCGGGTGGAGCGCATGGAACAGttccagaaggagaaggaggaactGGACAGGGGCTGCCGCGAGTGCAAGCGCAAGGTGGCCGAATGCCAGAGGAAGCTGAAGGAGCTGGAGGTGGCTGAGGGCGGCAAAGCAGAGCTGGAGCGGCTGCAGGCCGAGGCACAGCAGCTGCGCAAAGAGGAGCGGAGCTGGgagcagaagctggaagagatgCGCAAGAAGGAGAAGAGCATGCCCTGGAACGTGGACACTCTCAGCAAAGACGGCTTCAGTAAGGTGTGCGGGGCGGGCGGGGAGGGCGGGGTGGGCAGTGCACTTGCACAGCCAGCGAGCGTGCAGCCAGGACGCATGCGCACCCAATGCCTGGTCAGGGGAGGACCCGGGCGGTGTAGTTGAAGAGTGTGGTGTGGGGCGGAGAGCTGAGGGACGGACGGGGCCACGTGGGAGGGGGGACAGGCTTGGAGGGCCGGGCGATGAAACACCCCACTGGTCCCCTCCTCTGATCTGCCCCAAGGCCCATGCCCACGCTCCCGCCACCTTGATGCTCATGGCTTCGTCACCACCTCCGCCGTGGATGGGATGGGCGCTGCGGCCACGGCCCGCCCGGCCGCACTCGAGGCGCTCCGCAGCCTTGCCCCAGCCCACTCCCCCTCTCACCCTACCACAGAGCATGGTCAACACCAAGCCCGAGAAGACAGAGGAGGACTCAGAGGAGGTGAGGGAGCAGAAACACAAGACCTTCGTGGAAAAGTATGAGAAACAGATCAAGCACTTTGGTGAGTGGGGCGTGTGAGATTATGGGGGGCAAGGTCGGGGCAGGCCCTTTGCCTCCAGGGCCCTCCAGCACCTTGCCAGCATCTTCCCACAGGCATGCTCCGCCGCTGGGATGACAGCCAAAAGTACCTGTCAGACAATGTCCACCTGGTGTGCGAGGAGACAGCCAATTACCTGGTCATCTGGTGCATTGACCtagaggtggaggaggtgagtGGAGCTTTCCCCAGGGCTGTGAAAAGGCGCTGCCCTGAGGCCGCCACTTGGTAACGCTGTGCCTGTTCTCCCTGGCAGAAATGTGCACTCATGGAGCAGGTGGCCCACCAGACAATTGTCATGCAGTTTATCCTGGAGCTGGCCAAGAGCCTGAAGGTGGACCCCCGGGCCTGCTTCCGGCAGTTCTTCACTAAGATTAAGGTAGGGTCCCCTGAGTTGCCAGGTGGCTGAAGGCCCCCTCCCCAGGGAACCAGCCCACAATGCTCTGGGTAAGGCTGACTCTGGGACTCAAGCCCCTCCAATCACCGAATCCTAGATCAGGAGAGGGTGGGGCCGAGGAGGGGGAGAGAAGTGGGCGGATCCTGCCAAACTTTAAAAGTGGAGGtcaggccaggcttggtgactgAGTACTATAGTCCAAgtctttttgggaggctgaagcaggaggatcacttgagctcaggaatttgtgAGCTGTggtgtgccactgcagtccagcctgggtgacagagcaaaactgcgTTACAAAAAAAAATGGGAGCACTAGGATGTGCTGGAGGTCCCCATGTGGATATGTGAGTAAAGGACAGAGGTGAGGGTGCCTCTAGGGTTctgggcttttgtttgtttttgagatagtcttgctgtcagcaaggctggagtgcaatggcgtgatctcagctcactgcaacccctgcctcccgggttcaagcaattctcatgcctcagcctcccaagtagctggcattacaggcgcctgccagcctCTAGAGTTTTTAACTTGCACACCTGAAGGAACAGGGCTACCCTTACCAAGACTGGGGAGACCAAGGACAAGGCAGGCTGGGAGGTGGCCGAGTTGAGTTAGAGGTACCCATGCAGGGACACTGAGGACATGAGTGTCTCGGATCTGCAGTAGAGCAGGGCTCCCAAGGAGGTGGTCTTTAACAAATGCCAGATGAGGTCCCTGGCGGGGGAGCCCAGGCCTTGGGGAGCCCTTTATGTAGGTCAGGAACAGACTTGGGGAGCCCTGGGGCACCTCTGAGGAGCTGTGGCTGGAGGGTCCTGGGCCCCCAGTCCCTCCTGAGCGTTGGGCCAAGTCTAGTGAGCACTGCCCAACCCCCATAGACAGCCGATCGCCAGTACATGGAGGGCTTCAACGACGAGCTAGAAGCCTTCAAGGAGCGTGTGCGGGGCCGTGCCAAGCTGCGCATTGAGAAGGCCATGAAGGAGTACGAGGAGGAGGAGCGCAAGAAGCGGCTTGGCCCCGGCGGCCTGGACCCCGTCGAGGTCTACGAGTCCCTCCCCGAGGTGCGGCTCCCCAGCCCAGGCAGACAGCAGGAGGACCCTGAGCGGGACCCCCCTAGGGCACAGGGACCCAGCCCCTGACCCCAGCCCCTCTATACCCTCAGGAACTCCAGAAGTGCTTCGATGTGAAGGACGTGCAGATGCTGCAAGACGCCATCAGCAAGATGGACCCCACCGTGAGTAACCCCCGCGTCCCATGCCTTTCCGGTGGGCCATGTGTCTCCCCCAGCCCTGTGTCGCAAGTCTCTGGAGCCAGTTGGTGAAAGTGCCCCTCCAAGGCTTCTCCAAGGACTAAGGGGGGTCGTGTTaccttgacacacacacacatttattgagcacctactgtgtccCAGCATCCAGCAGATAAATGCTGAGCTTTGAGCGTATGTCCCTTGTGACTGATAGTCACTGTTACTGTGACTGagtccagcctcagtttccttatgcaAACCATATTTTCTCTCAATATCAGCTCACAAAACGTGGGGAAGGGAGCTAAGCACATGGCAGGGGCTGGTAAATGCTGGCTGTTAAttggattttgtctgttttttttttctgtttgtttgttttttaagacagagtctcactctgtcgcccaggctggagtgtagtggtgctatttctgctcactgcaagctccacctcccgggtttacgacattctcctgcctcagcctcccgagtagctgg
This window harbors:
- the CDC37 gene encoding hsp90 co-chaperone Cdc37; translation: MVDYSVWDHIEVSDDEDETHPNIDTASLFRWRHQARVERMEQFQKEKEELDRGCRECKRKVAECQRKLKELEVAEGGKAELERLQAEAQQLRKEERSWEQKLEEMRKKEKSMPWNVDTLSKDGFSKSMVNTKPEKTEEDSEEVREQKHKTFVEKYEKQIKHFGMLRRWDDSQKYLSDNVHLVCEETANYLVIWCIDLEVEEKCALMEQVAHQTIVMQFILELAKSLKVDPRACFRQFFTKIKTADRQYMEGFNDELEAFKERVRGRAKLRIEKAMKEYEEEERKKRLGPGGLDPVEVYESLPEELQKCFDVKDVQMLQDAISKMDPTDAKYHMQRCIDSGLWVPNSKASEAKEGEEAGPGDPLLEAVPKTGDEKDVSV